A single window of Caldilineales bacterium DNA harbors:
- a CDS encoding decaprenyl-phosphate phosphoribosyltransferase: MSTPRALLKTMRLRQWTKNLVVFAALVFDVKFAQPQPLLRTLAAFFLFCLVSSAVYLLNDLVDMEADRAHPDKRRRPLASGALKPGLAVAALVVLLVISLLPAFVVDVWLGLILAGYFLLNLAYSFKLKHMVIIDALVVATGFVLRVAAGAVVVEVERFSPWLYVCITFVALLIALGKRRHELTSLEAEAGNHRAILDEYTVVFLDHLISIVTAATVICYSFYTFSATNLPENHLMMLTIPLVVYFLFRYLYLIHVRKLGGAPDELLFQDKPLFLAAIAWGLAAMGILYFSNH; encoded by the coding sequence ATGAGCACCCCCCGCGCTTTGCTGAAGACGATGCGACTTCGCCAATGGACGAAGAACCTCGTTGTCTTTGCCGCGCTCGTCTTCGACGTCAAATTCGCGCAGCCCCAGCCGCTTCTGCGCACCCTGGCTGCTTTCTTCCTGTTCTGCCTGGTCTCAAGCGCCGTCTACTTGCTCAACGATCTGGTGGACATGGAGGCGGATCGGGCGCACCCCGACAAACGTCGCCGGCCGCTGGCTTCGGGCGCGCTCAAGCCGGGCCTGGCCGTGGCGGCGCTGGTCGTGCTGCTGGTCATCTCGCTGTTGCCGGCTTTCGTGGTCGATGTCTGGCTGGGTCTCATCCTGGCCGGCTACTTCCTCCTCAACCTGGCCTACTCGTTCAAGCTCAAACACATGGTCATCATCGATGCGCTGGTGGTGGCAACGGGTTTCGTCCTGCGGGTGGCGGCCGGCGCGGTGGTGGTCGAGGTCGAACGCTTCTCGCCGTGGCTCTATGTCTGCATCACCTTCGTGGCCCTGCTGATCGCCCTGGGCAAGCGTCGCCACGAACTGACCTCGCTCGAGGCCGAGGCGGGGAATCACCGCGCCATCCTGGATGAATACACCGTCGTCTTTCTCGACCATCTGATCAGCATCGTCACGGCGGCAACCGTGATCTGCTATTCGTTCTACACCTTTTCGGCCACGAATTTACCAGAAAACCACTTGATGATGCTGACCATCCCCCTTGTGGTCTATTTTCTGTTTCGCTATCTCTATCTCATCCACGTGCGTAAGTTGGGAGGTGCGCCGGATGAGCTACTTTTTCAGGATAAGCCGCTCTTTCTTGCCGCCATTGCCTGGGGTTTGGCGGCGATGGGGATTTTATATTTCTCGAATCATTGA
- a CDS encoding TlyA family RNA methyltransferase, which produces MPKIRLDQLLVSRGLAESREQAQRLILAGAVLVGDAPATKPGQPTDAEAELRLRQTLRYVSRGGEKLEAALDGFGIDVEGRVCADVGASTGGFTDALLQRGAARVYAIDVGYGQLHWKLQSDPRVIVLDRTNARHLASLPEPVALATVDASFISLRQLLPVVRGWLEPGGEIIALVKPQFEVGREQVGKGGVVRDPKLHRQVIADLLTWAEAEALAPQGVLPSPLLGPKGNREFLLWLRPSKPSSGSPQSDPKGLEDL; this is translated from the coding sequence ATGCCCAAAATCCGCCTCGACCAACTCCTTGTCAGCCGCGGCCTGGCCGAAAGCCGAGAGCAGGCGCAACGCCTGATCCTGGCCGGGGCCGTGCTGGTGGGTGATGCGCCTGCGACCAAGCCCGGCCAGCCGACCGACGCCGAGGCCGAACTGCGTCTGCGCCAGACGCTGCGCTATGTCAGCCGGGGCGGTGAGAAGCTGGAGGCGGCGCTGGACGGATTCGGCATCGACGTCGAGGGCCGCGTCTGCGCCGATGTGGGCGCCTCGACCGGGGGCTTCACCGACGCCCTGCTTCAGCGCGGCGCAGCGCGGGTCTATGCCATCGATGTCGGCTATGGGCAGTTGCACTGGAAACTGCAAAGCGACCCACGCGTGATCGTCCTGGACCGCACCAACGCCCGCCACCTGGCTAGCCTGCCCGAACCGGTGGCGCTGGCAACGGTGGATGCCTCGTTCATCTCGCTGCGACAGCTGCTGCCGGTTGTCAGGGGCTGGCTGGAGCCGGGGGGAGAGATCATCGCCCTGGTCAAGCCGCAGTTCGAGGTCGGACGGGAGCAAGTTGGCAAGGGCGGGGTCGTGCGCGACCCCAAACTCCATCGCCAGGTGATCGCCGATCTCCTCACCTGGGCCGAAGCCGAAGCCCTCGCCCCCCAGGGCGTGCTCCCCTCCCCGCTGCTCGGCCCCAAAGGCAACCGCGAGTTTCTGCTGTGGCTGCGGCCATCGAAGCCGTCTTCAGGCTCTCCACAATCAGACCCTAAAGGTCTTGAAGACCTCTAG
- a CDS encoding LCP family protein produces the protein MTLRRLLICLLLILLLAACNRAVPATPETTTPAASPTQTGTPTSTDTPAPSPTPTITPTPTRAPTATPTDTPAPTPTAFATPTPGPNPIYLSLSPEGCKPFITCIPTQAPPSIALEDTDNILLLGSDLRPGENAWRTDTMLLVAVDRAHKRVGILSFPRDYWLYIPGFVSDYGANYQRINQVDFLGERTLNHPQGGFGLLKEVFQQNFGIRIDHFARLHRQGFVEIVDTLGGMDVDLDCEVWELSPTEGSPGGFDVGGLPFFVLYLPSGPNHLDGETALKFVTYRYNSADWDRARRQQIFLANARQQFVNAGLLTQVPKLWSIFRNYFKTNLGLTDLIRLAALANDMDMASVHARVIDYTALEPVPLASGAAVSTAKGNTALQLIEGLFDAPPIASASQPAQGCLPRPRWGDAYLATLKPTAEPAPTLTHTP, from the coding sequence ATGACCCTTCGTCGACTTCTGATCTGCCTGCTTCTGATCTTGCTCCTGGCTGCCTGCAACCGCGCCGTCCCGGCCACGCCCGAAACGACTACGCCGGCCGCCTCACCGACCCAGACCGGCACACCAACCTCTACCGACACCCCTGCCCCCTCTCCCACCCCCACCATCACTCCCACGCCCACCCGCGCTCCCACCGCCACCCCCACCGACACCCCCGCGCCCACGCCCACGGCTTTTGCCACTCCCACCCCCGGCCCCAACCCCATCTACCTTTCCCTCTCGCCCGAGGGCTGCAAGCCATTCATCACCTGTATCCCCACCCAGGCCCCTCCCTCCATCGCCCTAGAGGACACCGATAACATCCTGCTGTTGGGCAGCGACCTGCGCCCTGGCGAAAATGCCTGGCGCACCGACACCATGCTGCTCGTCGCCGTAGATCGCGCCCACAAGCGCGTCGGCATCCTCTCCTTCCCACGCGATTACTGGCTGTATATCCCCGGCTTCGTCAGCGACTACGGCGCCAACTACCAGCGCATCAACCAGGTGGACTTTTTGGGCGAGCGCACGCTCAACCACCCGCAAGGGGGATTCGGTTTACTGAAAGAGGTCTTCCAACAGAACTTCGGCATCCGCATCGACCATTTCGCCCGGCTCCATCGCCAGGGTTTCGTCGAGATCGTCGATACGTTGGGTGGGATGGATGTGGATCTGGACTGCGAAGTCTGGGAGCTGTCGCCTACCGAAGGCTCGCCAGGCGGCTTCGATGTGGGCGGGCTGCCGTTCTTCGTCCTCTATTTGCCATCTGGCCCCAACCATCTCGATGGCGAGACCGCCCTCAAATTCGTCACCTATCGTTACAACTCCGCCGACTGGGACCGCGCCCGGCGTCAGCAGATCTTCCTGGCCAACGCCCGGCAGCAATTCGTTAATGCCGGCCTTCTCACCCAGGTTCCCAAATTGTGGAGCATTTTCCGCAACTACTTCAAGACCAACCTGGGCCTGACCGACCTCATCCGCCTCGCCGCGCTGGCCAATGACATGGACATGGCCAGCGTCCATGCCCGCGTGATCGACTACACGGCCCTGGAACCGGTTCCGCTGGCATCGGGTGCAGCCGTCTCCACCGCCAAAGGCAATACCGCCCTTCAGCTCATCGAGGGGCTTTTCGATGCCCCGCCGATCGCAAGCGCGTCGCAGCCTGCCCAGGGCTGCCTGCCCCGGCCGCGCTGGGGCGATGCCTACCTGGCCACCCTGAAGCCGACCGCCGAGCCTGCGCCCACCCTGACCCACACACCCTGA
- a CDS encoding LCP family protein encodes MRLLPRLLPLALLVLLLISCSNPSGILFGPPITVTPATAPISIPGITPAPLVEATASPTLAPIETAAPPPTPTPVRTPIVIKIPALTATPSPTLSPTPTLPLTPTVVLSPTLPLTPTAVLTPTSTPLPLAEATTQPTPDAPAIATAQALGRRRLDNTLNILVVGSDERDEVGPWRSDVLMFVAVDFATREVGVISFPRDLWVAIPGVGENRINTATFWGEARKFKQGGIGLLKDTLAQNFGLRVDYSVKIDFNSFQDVIDALGGIDVVVDCPIPGNFPREPGSKELVYQTLQPGEYHMDGVFALRYVRERKSTSDVDRARRQQRMLIAIRNRAREVNILPRVPALYGALHDSIETDLGLTDIIALARVGVQVEPKDAHGFIIGFQETDSWTTPEGAQVLLPQMGKINEGINTLFDQPSVLENPIKPANCRS; translated from the coding sequence ATGCGTCTGCTACCTCGTTTACTTCCGTTGGCCTTGCTCGTGCTGCTCCTGATCTCGTGCAGCAACCCCTCTGGGATACTATTCGGCCCTCCCATCACCGTCACCCCAGCCACGGCTCCCATCTCCATCCCTGGCATCACCCCGGCCCCCCTGGTGGAGGCCACGGCCTCGCCTACCCTTGCCCCCATCGAGACCGCCGCGCCGCCGCCGACCCCCACCCCCGTCCGCACCCCCATCGTCATCAAGATCCCGGCCCTCACCGCCACCCCCAGCCCCACCCTCAGCCCCACCCCCACCCTGCCCCTCACTCCCACCGTCGTCCTCAGCCCCACCCTGCCCCTCACTCCCACCGCCGTCCTCACCCCCACCTCCACCCCCCTGCCCCTGGCCGAAGCCACCACCCAACCCACGCCTGACGCCCCCGCCATCGCCACCGCTCAGGCGTTGGGCCGCCGCCGGCTGGATAACACCCTCAACATCCTCGTCGTCGGTTCGGACGAGCGCGACGAGGTCGGCCCCTGGCGCTCGGATGTGCTCATGTTCGTCGCCGTCGATTTCGCCACCCGCGAAGTCGGCGTCATCTCCTTCCCCCGCGACCTGTGGGTGGCTATCCCCGGCGTCGGCGAGAACCGCATCAACACCGCTACCTTCTGGGGCGAGGCCCGCAAGTTCAAGCAGGGGGGCATTGGGCTGCTGAAGGACACCCTTGCCCAGAATTTCGGTCTGCGCGTCGACTACAGTGTCAAAATCGATTTCAACAGCTTCCAGGACGTCATCGACGCCCTCGGCGGCATCGATGTCGTGGTCGATTGCCCCATCCCCGGCAACTTCCCGCGCGAGCCAGGCAGCAAAGAACTCGTCTATCAGACCCTGCAGCCGGGCGAGTACCACATGGACGGCGTCTTCGCCCTGCGCTACGTGCGCGAGCGCAAATCTACCAGCGACGTCGACCGCGCCCGCCGTCAGCAACGGATGCTCATCGCCATTCGCAACCGTGCCCGCGAGGTCAACATCCTCCCGCGCGTCCCTGCCCTCTATGGCGCCCTCCATGATTCGATCGAGACCGACCTGGGGCTGACCGACATCATCGCCCTGGCCCGTGTGGGCGTGCAGGTCGAGCCGAAAGACGCCCACGGCTTCATCATCGGCTTCCAGGAGACCGATAGCTGGACGACACCCGAGGGCGCCCAGGTGCTCTTGCCCCAGATGGGCAAAATCAACGAGGGCATCAACACCCTCTTCGACCAGCCCAGCGTGCTCGAAAATCCGATCAAACCCGCCAACTGTAGATCCTGA
- a CDS encoding CinA family nicotinamide mononucleotide deamidase-related protein → MNAEIVTTGTELLLGEIVDTNAAHIARQLREVGVNLFYKTTVGDNQGRLAEVLRLGLSRSDVILVTGGLGPTVDDITREAVAEATDRPLELRPDLAEHIRTLFAGWGRQLTDNNLRQAYLPQGARALPNPIGTAPGFVVEHQGRAILAMPGVPREMKRMMADQVLPFLQARLGDAQGVIVTRILHVAGLGESLIDDRIGHLMTAGNPTVGLAAHLGQVDIRIAARAPSAAQAQALIAPVEAEIRQKVAAYLYGVDGETLGGAIAALLRQQAATLAVVETNTAGRIAAAIPEPDRSLLVASLVAGDLPHLERQLALPIAAAIDEATARLAAQRLREISGANFALALLGDPGSGQDFWSADRGHSWLALAGPAGIVCERFNAGGADDFTAQWLSIYSLTFLRRQLATG, encoded by the coding sequence ATGAACGCCGAGATCGTCACCACCGGCACCGAGCTTCTCCTGGGCGAGATCGTCGACACCAACGCCGCCCACATCGCCCGCCAACTGCGCGAGGTGGGCGTCAACCTTTTCTACAAAACCACCGTTGGCGATAACCAAGGCCGCCTGGCCGAAGTCCTGCGCCTGGGGCTGAGCCGCTCCGACGTCATCCTCGTCACTGGCGGCCTGGGGCCGACCGTGGATGACATCACCCGCGAGGCCGTGGCCGAGGCCACCGACCGGCCGCTGGAACTGCGCCCGGATTTGGCCGAACACATTCGCACCCTCTTCGCCGGCTGGGGCCGCCAGCTGACCGATAACAACCTCCGCCAGGCCTATCTGCCGCAGGGCGCCCGCGCCTTGCCCAACCCCATCGGCACCGCCCCGGGCTTTGTGGTCGAGCACCAGGGCCGGGCCATCCTGGCCATGCCCGGCGTGCCGCGGGAAATGAAACGGATGATGGCCGACCAGGTGCTACCCTTTCTGCAAGCCCGGCTGGGCGACGCCCAGGGCGTCATCGTCACCCGCATCTTGCACGTAGCCGGCCTGGGCGAAAGCCTGATCGACGACCGCATCGGCCATCTGATGACCGCCGGCAACCCCACCGTCGGCCTGGCCGCCCACCTGGGCCAGGTGGACATCCGCATCGCCGCCCGCGCCCCCTCTGCCGCCCAGGCCCAGGCCTTGATCGCCCCGGTCGAGGCAGAGATACGGCAGAAGGTGGCCGCCTACCTCTACGGCGTCGACGGCGAAACCCTGGGCGGGGCGATAGCCGCCTTGTTGCGCCAGCAGGCCGCCACCCTGGCCGTGGTCGAGACCAACACCGCCGGTCGCATCGCCGCCGCCATCCCCGAACCCGACCGATCCCTCCTCGTCGCCAGCCTGGTCGCAGGCGATCTCCCCCACCTGGAGCGCCAGCTGGCCTTGCCCATCGCTGCCGCCATCGACGAAGCCACCGCCCGCCTGGCTGCCCAGCGCCTGCGCGAGATCAGCGGCGCCAACTTCGCCCTGGCCTTGCTCGGCGACCCTGGCTCGGGCCAGGATTTCTGGTCGGCCGATCGTGGGCACAGTTGGCTGGCCCTCGCCGGCCCGGCCGGCATCGTCTGCGAGCGTTTCAACGCCGGCGGCGCCGACGATTTCACGGCGCAATGGCTCAGCATCTACAGCCTGACCTTCCTGCGCCGCCAACTGGCGACCGGCTGA
- a CDS encoding glycosyltransferase has product MFSNAYRPSLSGVVRSVDLYSHGLRQAGHFVSIFAPDHRSYEDAEPFIFRYPALPLPSGTDYTLPVLVAPQIDWLVPRLKLDIIHTHHPIVVGNAALNFSRSLGIPLVMTFHTMYHEYTNYLGLDVSLARQIIKRVVSSYVRKVDCVIVPSTSAQETLFSEYNIDLPAVVLPTPVDLSQFPARARPPFSDPDLIRAIFVGRIDRNKNLEFLLRAFARAWRREPRLRLRLIGDGPDFDKFLDLAASLGLERVVSFAGPAPFEQVPRELATADIFLFASIIETQGLVALEAMAAGLPLVLVDCPPLRDCLNPGVDSLVVEEDESAFAEAILSLTRNPDRAQAMGAAARHTAEQFGVEALTARLIAIYQETIVAYQRRRRL; this is encoded by the coding sequence ATGTTCAGTAACGCCTATCGGCCGTCGCTGAGTGGCGTGGTGCGTTCGGTCGATCTCTACAGCCACGGGCTACGCCAGGCCGGGCACTTCGTGTCGATCTTCGCGCCCGATCACCGCAGCTACGAGGATGCGGAGCCATTCATCTTCCGTTATCCTGCCCTGCCCCTGCCCAGCGGCACCGACTACACCCTACCGGTGTTGGTGGCGCCGCAGATCGATTGGCTCGTCCCCCGCCTGAAACTTGACATCATCCACACCCACCACCCCATCGTCGTCGGCAACGCCGCCCTCAACTTCAGCCGCTCGCTGGGCATCCCCCTGGTCATGACCTTCCACACCATGTACCACGAGTACACCAACTACCTGGGCCTGGATGTGTCATTGGCGCGGCAGATCATCAAACGAGTCGTCAGCAGCTATGTGCGCAAAGTCGACTGCGTCATCGTACCTTCGACCAGCGCCCAGGAAACCCTCTTCAGCGAATACAACATCGACCTGCCGGCCGTGGTGTTGCCCACGCCGGTCGATCTCTCGCAGTTCCCGGCCCGGGCCAGGCCGCCTTTCTCCGACCCCGACCTGATCCGGGCGATCTTCGTCGGGCGCATCGACCGCAACAAGAACCTGGAATTCCTCTTGCGCGCCTTTGCCCGCGCCTGGCGACGCGAGCCGCGCTTGCGTCTGCGGCTGATCGGCGACGGCCCGGACTTCGACAAATTCCTCGATCTGGCCGCTTCGTTAGGCCTGGAGCGGGTCGTCAGCTTTGCCGGCCCCGCCCCCTTCGAGCAGGTGCCCAGGGAACTGGCCACCGCCGACATCTTCCTCTTTGCCTCGATCATCGAGACGCAGGGCCTGGTGGCGTTGGAAGCCATGGCCGCCGGCCTGCCCCTGGTGTTGGTCGATTGCCCTCCCCTGCGCGACTGTCTCAACCCCGGCGTCGATAGCCTGGTGGTGGAAGAAGACGAAAGCGCCTTCGCCGAGGCCATCCTCTCACTTACTCGCAACCCCGACCGCGCCCAGGCGATGGGCGCCGCCGCCCGGCACACCGCCGAGCAATTCGGCGTCGAAGCCCTCACCGCCCGCCTGATCGCCATCTATCAGGAAACCATCGTGGCCTACCAACGCCGCCGCCGTCTATGA
- a CDS encoding CpXC domain-containing protein, producing MFRPQAVSLRCPQCGFNYQTPVFNIVDVGQTPELKQVVLSGSLNASQCPNCRNVNYLASPFLYHDPAHEFLGVFIPTQLNISEAQRQKVIGDLSKALMDSLPAEQRRYYMVSPQQFLTMDSLLEKLLGFEGVTPDMLAASRKKVELVSELARLKDDAIAFSLTVKENERYLDQEFFSILANLTLTAQNEGATQQAELITDLREKLLPLTEIGRRMLKQRRAVQGLGASPTRESIMAALLAADEDEAEAIAVVARPIMDYQFFQDYTNHIESAPADRRPALEANRQRMLQVLESMRAADQSVAQASTQVLQELLGAENLEQAVQEMLPYIDQAVMGLLAANIEEAEKRGAKAAATRLKQVWDAIVTAMDAALPPEMRLLYALTDADYPDGTRAILKENKEHITPEFLALLQSAIDATEKDAADNSEQQDVVRHLRNVLTQARLGV from the coding sequence ATGTTCAGACCCCAAGCCGTATCGCTTCGCTGTCCTCAATGCGGGTTCAACTACCAGACGCCTGTCTTCAATATCGTCGATGTCGGCCAGACGCCCGAACTCAAACAGGTCGTCTTGTCAGGCTCGCTGAATGCCTCACAGTGCCCCAACTGTCGCAACGTCAACTATCTGGCCTCGCCCTTCCTCTACCACGACCCCGCCCACGAGTTTCTGGGCGTGTTCATCCCCACGCAACTCAACATCAGCGAAGCCCAGCGCCAGAAAGTCATCGGCGATCTATCGAAGGCGCTGATGGACAGCCTGCCGGCCGAACAGCGACGCTACTACATGGTCTCGCCGCAGCAATTCCTGACCATGGACAGCCTGCTGGAGAAACTGCTGGGCTTCGAGGGCGTGACGCCCGATATGTTGGCCGCCAGCCGCAAGAAGGTCGAACTGGTCTCGGAACTGGCGCGCCTGAAAGATGACGCCATCGCCTTCAGCCTCACCGTCAAGGAGAACGAGCGCTATCTCGACCAGGAGTTCTTCTCGATCCTGGCCAATCTGACGCTCACGGCCCAGAACGAGGGCGCCACCCAGCAGGCAGAACTCATCACCGACCTGCGCGAAAAACTCCTCCCCCTGACCGAGATCGGGCGCCGGATGCTCAAGCAGCGCCGCGCCGTCCAGGGCCTGGGCGCCTCGCCCACCCGCGAGAGCATCATGGCCGCCCTCCTGGCTGCGGACGAAGACGAAGCCGAGGCGATTGCGGTCGTGGCCCGCCCGATCATGGATTACCAGTTCTTCCAAGACTACACCAACCACATCGAGAGCGCCCCTGCCGACAGACGCCCCGCCCTGGAAGCCAACCGTCAGCGGATGTTGCAGGTGTTGGAATCGATGCGCGCCGCCGACCAGTCTGTGGCGCAGGCGTCGACCCAGGTCTTGCAGGAGCTGCTCGGCGCCGAAAACTTGGAACAGGCTGTGCAGGAAATGCTGCCCTATATCGACCAGGCGGTGATGGGGCTGTTGGCGGCCAACATCGAAGAAGCCGAGAAGCGGGGCGCCAAGGCGGCCGCCACGCGCCTGAAGCAGGTGTGGGATGCCATTGTCACCGCGATGGACGCCGCTCTGCCGCCGGAGATGCGTCTCCTCTATGCGCTGACCGATGCCGACTATCCTGATGGCACGCGGGCGATCCTGAAGGAGAACAAGGAGCACATCACCCCTGAATTCCTGGCCCTCCTGCAGTCGGCGATCGATGCCACCGAGAAAGATGCCGCCGACAACAGCGAACAGCAGGACGTGGTCCGTCACCTGCGCAATGTCCTCACGCAGGCGCGCTTGGGGGTCTAG
- a CDS encoding gamma carbonic anhydrase family protein, translated as MDVIGPHPELIDPTAFVAPTATVVGQVEIGAEASIWYGAVLRGDADRILIGPGSNIQDNAVVHADPGFPTQIGANVTVGHAAVLHGCTVGDGALVGMHATVLNGARIGAEAVIGAGAVVPPGADIPAGSLAVGIPAKVVRQLDAEARQAGAQGAATYRQRARSYRQLQARSL; from the coding sequence GTGGACGTCATCGGCCCTCACCCTGAACTCATCGACCCTACTGCCTTCGTCGCCCCCACTGCCACCGTCGTCGGTCAGGTCGAAATCGGAGCCGAGGCGAGCATCTGGTACGGCGCCGTGTTGCGTGGGGATGCCGACCGCATCCTCATCGGCCCAGGCAGCAACATCCAGGATAACGCCGTTGTCCACGCCGACCCCGGCTTCCCCACCCAGATCGGGGCCAATGTCACCGTCGGCCATGCCGCCGTCCTTCATGGCTGCACGGTCGGCGACGGCGCCCTGGTGGGGATGCACGCCACCGTGCTCAACGGCGCCCGCATCGGCGCCGAGGCTGTGATCGGCGCCGGGGCCGTTGTCCCGCCGGGCGCCGACATCCCCGCCGGCAGCCTGGCGGTTGGCATCCCGGCCAAAGTCGTGCGGCAACTGGATGCCGAGGCCCGCCAGGCAGGCGCACAGGGCGCGGCCACCTACCGCCAGCGCGCCCGCAGCTACCGCCAGCTTCAAGCCAGGTCCCTTTGA
- the gnd gene encoding decarboxylating NADP(+)-dependent phosphogluconate dehydrogenase — MPADLGLIGLAVMGQNLVRNMDRNGFRVAVYNRTAAKTQEFLAGPAAGTQVVPAFSLEELVGALARPRKIMLMVQAGKPVDAVIEQLAPLLEPGDLLIDGGNSFFPDTERRSDELAARGLRYLGVGVSGGEEGALWGPSLMPGGQPDAYELVRPIYQAIAAQAYGEPCVTYIGPRGAGHYVKMVHNGIEYGDMQLIAEAYDLLHRGAGLSNDELHQVFDDWNRGPLQSFLVEITAAIFAKRDDKTGGAMVDVILDRAGQKGTGKWTSQNALDLGVPATAITEAVFARALSAAKDERVVASTQLSGPDQPVFDDKASFIRAMGDALYAAKVVSYAQGFALFREASQEYGYGLDYGEIARIWRGGCIIRAAFLNDITAAYRSQPELPNLLVAPFFRREIEARQANWRRVVMAAVQMGIPAPAMSAALAYFDGYRSARLPANLIQAQRDYFGAHTYERIDEPRGQVFHTNWSGHGGDVTAGTYNA, encoded by the coding sequence ATGCCCGCCGATCTTGGACTCATCGGTCTTGCCGTCATGGGTCAGAACCTGGTCCGCAACATGGACCGCAACGGCTTCCGCGTCGCCGTCTACAACCGCACCGCCGCCAAGACGCAGGAATTCCTGGCAGGCCCTGCCGCCGGAACCCAGGTCGTGCCGGCCTTCTCGCTCGAAGAACTGGTGGGGGCGCTCGCGCGACCGCGCAAAATCATGCTGATGGTGCAGGCGGGCAAACCTGTGGATGCCGTCATCGAACAGCTCGCCCCCCTGCTGGAGCCGGGCGATCTGCTGATCGACGGCGGCAATTCCTTCTTCCCCGACACCGAGCGGCGCTCCGACGAGTTGGCTGCTCGCGGTCTGCGCTATCTGGGCGTGGGCGTTTCGGGCGGCGAGGAAGGGGCGCTCTGGGGGCCGAGTCTGATGCCGGGCGGCCAGCCCGACGCCTACGAACTGGTGCGGCCCATCTACCAGGCTATCGCCGCCCAGGCCTATGGCGAGCCGTGCGTCACCTACATTGGCCCGCGCGGGGCCGGTCATTATGTCAAAATGGTGCACAACGGCATCGAGTACGGCGATATGCAGCTGATTGCCGAGGCCTACGACCTGTTGCACCGGGGCGCGGGTCTGAGCAATGACGAGTTGCACCAGGTCTTCGACGACTGGAACCGAGGCCCTTTGCAATCCTTTCTGGTCGAGATCACGGCCGCCATCTTCGCCAAGCGCGATGACAAGACCGGCGGGGCGATGGTGGATGTCATCCTCGACCGCGCCGGACAGAAGGGCACGGGCAAATGGACGAGCCAGAACGCGCTCGATCTGGGGGTGCCGGCAACGGCGATCACCGAAGCTGTCTTTGCCCGCGCCCTCTCGGCAGCCAAAGATGAGCGCGTGGTTGCCTCCACCCAGCTTTCCGGCCCCGATCAGCCCGTCTTCGACGACAAGGCCAGCTTCATCCGGGCCATGGGCGATGCGCTCTATGCCGCGAAGGTGGTGTCCTACGCCCAGGGTTTCGCCCTCTTCCGCGAGGCCAGCCAGGAATATGGCTACGGGCTAGACTACGGCGAGATCGCCCGCATCTGGCGCGGGGGCTGCATCATCCGCGCCGCCTTTCTCAACGACATCACCGCCGCCTACCGCAGCCAGCCGGAGTTGCCGAACCTGCTAGTGGCGCCATTCTTCCGCCGCGAGATCGAGGCCCGCCAGGCAAACTGGCGACGGGTGGTGATGGCGGCCGTGCAGATGGGCATCCCGGCCCCGGCCATGAGCGCCGCCCTGGCCTATTTCGACGGCTATCGCAGCGCCCGGCTGCCCGCCAACCTCATCCAGGCGCAGCGCGACTACTTTGGCGCCCACACCTACGAGCGCATCGACGAGCCGCGAGGACAGGTCTTTCACACCAATTGGAGCGGGCACGGCGGCGATGTGACGGCAGGAACGTACAATGCTTGA